From a region of the Zingiber officinale cultivar Zhangliang chromosome 10B, Zo_v1.1, whole genome shotgun sequence genome:
- the LOC122029304 gene encoding mitogen-activated protein kinase kinase 3-like isoform X1, which yields MAGLEELKRKLQPLFDSTNAPSVALSLDPCDSYTVSDDGNVNLLSRSYGVYNINEQGLQKRPAVIGSETETGEKTYCCASHEMHVFGTIGCGASSVVQRAIKVPIHRILALKRINVFEKEKRQQLLNEIRTLCEASNYSGLVEFHGAFYTPESGQISIALEYVDGGSFADILKFQKVIPEDVLSCMVKKLLDSLNYLHGVRRLVHRDIKPANLLVSLKGETKVTDFGVSAGLDNSVAMCATFVGTVTYMSPERIRNETYSYAADIWSLGLTILECGSGKFPYSANEGPANLMLQILYDPSPTPPRDSFSPEFCSFVDACLQKDSDARPTAEQLLSHPFIRKYENARVNLREYVRSVFDPTQKLKEIADMLSVHYYLLFDGPDELWQHMRTFYTENSSFSFSGKDYVGQNDIFTTLSDIRRKLAGHRPQEKIVHVVEKLQCRPHEQDGVAIRASGSFILGNHFLICGDGVQAQGMPSIQEAPPDVDRKRVGTFYEQFIMEPGTSIGSFLIAKQELYILQA from the exons GTTTCGGATGATGGAAATGTTAATTTATTAAGCAGATCATATGGAGTCTACAATATTAATGAGCAAGGGTTGCAAAAACGTCCAGCAGTTATAGGAAGTGAAACTGAAACTGGTGAAAAGACATACTGCTGTGCCTCTCATGAAATGCATGTTTTTGGAACCATAGGTTGTGGAGCTAGCAGTGTGGTGCAACGAGCTATTAAAGTACCAATTCATCGAATTCTGGCATTGAAGAGGATAAATGTGTTTGAAAAG GAGAAAAGGCAACAACTACTTAATGAGATTCGGACCTTATGTGAAGCATCAAATTACTCTGGTCTAGTTGAATTTCATGGTGCATTTTATACGCCTGAGTCTGGACAAATCAGCATTGCTCTGGAGTATGTTGACGGAGGTTCATTTGCAGATATATTGAAATTTCAGAAAGTTATTCCTGAGGATGTCCTTTCGTGCATGGTTAAAAAATTGTTGGAT AGTCTAAACTACTTGCACGGAGTAAGACGTTTGGTGCATAGAGATATAAAGCCGGCCAATTTGCTTGTAAGCCTCAAAGGGGAGACAAAGGTCACAGATTTTGGTGTCAGTGCCGGTTTAGATAATTCAGTGGCTATG TGTGCTACTTTTGTGGGCACAGTCACATACATGTCACCTGAGAGAATACGAAATGAGACCTATTCCTACGCTGCAGACATTTGGAGCCTTGGATTAACCATCCTTGAATGCGGTAGTGGAAAATTCCCATACAGTGCAAATGAAGGGCCTGCAAATCTAATGCTTCAG ATCTTGTATGATCCTTCACCCACACCTCCAAGAGATTCATTTTCACCTGAATTTTGCTCATTTGTCGATGCTTGTCTTCAAAAGGATTCTGATGCACGACCAACAGCTGAGCAG CTTTTATCACATCCATTCATCAGAAAGTATGAGAATGCTCGTGTGAATTTACGGGAATATGTTCGAAGTGTTTTTGATCCAACTCAGAAGCTGAAAGAAATAGCTGAT ATGCTTTCTGTGCACTACTACTTACTTTTTGACGGGCCTGATGAGCTTTGGCAGCATATGAGAACATTTTATACTGAAAACTCTAGCTTCAG CTTCTCTGGAAAGGATTACGTTGGGCAAAATGATATATTTACAACTCTATCAGACATAAGGAGAAAATTGGCCGGGCATCGTCCACAAGAGAAAATTGTTCATGTGGTGGAAAAACTTCAATGTCGTCCACATGAGCAAGATGGAGTTGCCATTCGGGCATCAGGATCATTTATCCTCGGCAACCACTTCCTTATATGCGGAGACGGTGTTCAAGCGCAAGGAATGCCCAGCATCCAAGAAGCACCACCAGATGTTGACAGGAAGCGTGTGGGAACCTTTTATGAGCAATTTATCATGGAACCAGGGACTTCCATCGGTAGCTTCTTGATAGCTAAGCAAGAACTCTACATACTGCAGGCCTAG
- the LOC122029304 gene encoding mitogen-activated protein kinase kinase 3-like isoform X2, which produces MLPQLHSLSILVTHTRSYGVYNINEQGLQKRPAVIGSETETGEKTYCCASHEMHVFGTIGCGASSVVQRAIKVPIHRILALKRINVFEKEKRQQLLNEIRTLCEASNYSGLVEFHGAFYTPESGQISIALEYVDGGSFADILKFQKVIPEDVLSCMVKKLLDSLNYLHGVRRLVHRDIKPANLLVSLKGETKVTDFGVSAGLDNSVAMCATFVGTVTYMSPERIRNETYSYAADIWSLGLTILECGSGKFPYSANEGPANLMLQILYDPSPTPPRDSFSPEFCSFVDACLQKDSDARPTAEQLLSHPFIRKYENARVNLREYVRSVFDPTQKLKEIADMLSVHYYLLFDGPDELWQHMRTFYTENSSFSFSGKDYVGQNDIFTTLSDIRRKLAGHRPQEKIVHVVEKLQCRPHEQDGVAIRASGSFILGNHFLICGDGVQAQGMPSIQEAPPDVDRKRVGTFYEQFIMEPGTSIGSFLIAKQELYILQA; this is translated from the exons ATCATATGGAGTCTACAATATTAATGAGCAAGGGTTGCAAAAACGTCCAGCAGTTATAGGAAGTGAAACTGAAACTGGTGAAAAGACATACTGCTGTGCCTCTCATGAAATGCATGTTTTTGGAACCATAGGTTGTGGAGCTAGCAGTGTGGTGCAACGAGCTATTAAAGTACCAATTCATCGAATTCTGGCATTGAAGAGGATAAATGTGTTTGAAAAG GAGAAAAGGCAACAACTACTTAATGAGATTCGGACCTTATGTGAAGCATCAAATTACTCTGGTCTAGTTGAATTTCATGGTGCATTTTATACGCCTGAGTCTGGACAAATCAGCATTGCTCTGGAGTATGTTGACGGAGGTTCATTTGCAGATATATTGAAATTTCAGAAAGTTATTCCTGAGGATGTCCTTTCGTGCATGGTTAAAAAATTGTTGGAT AGTCTAAACTACTTGCACGGAGTAAGACGTTTGGTGCATAGAGATATAAAGCCGGCCAATTTGCTTGTAAGCCTCAAAGGGGAGACAAAGGTCACAGATTTTGGTGTCAGTGCCGGTTTAGATAATTCAGTGGCTATG TGTGCTACTTTTGTGGGCACAGTCACATACATGTCACCTGAGAGAATACGAAATGAGACCTATTCCTACGCTGCAGACATTTGGAGCCTTGGATTAACCATCCTTGAATGCGGTAGTGGAAAATTCCCATACAGTGCAAATGAAGGGCCTGCAAATCTAATGCTTCAG ATCTTGTATGATCCTTCACCCACACCTCCAAGAGATTCATTTTCACCTGAATTTTGCTCATTTGTCGATGCTTGTCTTCAAAAGGATTCTGATGCACGACCAACAGCTGAGCAG CTTTTATCACATCCATTCATCAGAAAGTATGAGAATGCTCGTGTGAATTTACGGGAATATGTTCGAAGTGTTTTTGATCCAACTCAGAAGCTGAAAGAAATAGCTGAT ATGCTTTCTGTGCACTACTACTTACTTTTTGACGGGCCTGATGAGCTTTGGCAGCATATGAGAACATTTTATACTGAAAACTCTAGCTTCAG CTTCTCTGGAAAGGATTACGTTGGGCAAAATGATATATTTACAACTCTATCAGACATAAGGAGAAAATTGGCCGGGCATCGTCCACAAGAGAAAATTGTTCATGTGGTGGAAAAACTTCAATGTCGTCCACATGAGCAAGATGGAGTTGCCATTCGGGCATCAGGATCATTTATCCTCGGCAACCACTTCCTTATATGCGGAGACGGTGTTCAAGCGCAAGGAATGCCCAGCATCCAAGAAGCACCACCAGATGTTGACAGGAAGCGTGTGGGAACCTTTTATGAGCAATTTATCATGGAACCAGGGACTTCCATCGGTAGCTTCTTGATAGCTAAGCAAGAACTCTACATACTGCAGGCCTAG